The Sebastes umbrosus isolate fSebUmb1 chromosome 4, fSebUmb1.pri, whole genome shotgun sequence genome has a window encoding:
- the cracr2aa gene encoding ras and EF-hand domain-containing protein homolog isoform X1 has translation MAAFTAPCATATTTMTTATVARTAAWQRQGSGDEAGRCENGDVGQNTIVEKTHEFFQMCDIENKGFINRRDMQRLNAELPLSAEEMENVFDTLDSDGNGYLTLEEFSSGFSEFLSGQKISVEEGMGERSACKSPAEVLYQTQWEESLARGDEDEEEKHFCMLMESLGAKSVFEDPAEVRSLWAQLRRDEPHLLSNFEDFLARVTSQIKEADQEKREMESALKRKAATHDNEIQCLYEEMEQQIKHEKDRIVLQDYERFLSRSQDLELQLSGKEKELDLLFQKQRRTEHQCKELHSEQHVTKVENVKLKHKNDELARELDHTSQELMLAQDQLSLLQDQSTRLHEEKEIEIYRLTEGLQRERAGLLKQLDLLREMNKHLRDEKDIRYQIPKSSMKTLSMKQRPSINLVKHTKTNIFRSEDEEEQTTGSVRHHLANGSCQSRGHLQRIISIEEDHLPHLLQNDCQAQTPLQECSEREEASDEEENIDLVMSDIYPCMSSAQQQKTKADVEKRETPTSPRGQPVGKETSITVSKKAVTEEGGPSQPDRLFKIVLVGNSSVGKTSLLRRFCDDCFHPGTSATVGIDYSVKTIAVDNSQVALQLWDTAGQERFRSITKQFFRKADGVVVMYDITAVQSFTAVRQWLTSVKEGAGEDIPIMLLGNKTDKEIERQVQKGVGDRLAKDCQMAFYECSACSGHNVVESMIHLARILKEQEDREKEKTVQLVGGPSEKKRSCC, from the exons AGGCTGAACGCCGAGCTCCCTCTCAGTGCGGAGGAGATGGAAAACGTATTTGATACCCTTGATTCGGACGGCAATGGATACCTAACCCTGGAGGAGTTCTCCTCTGGCTTTA GTGAGTTTTTATCCGGTCAGAAGATTTCTGTGGAGGAAGGCATGGGGGAGAGGAGCGCCTGTAAAAGCCCGGCGGAGGTCCTGTACCAGACCCAGTGGGAGGAGAGCCTGGCAAGAGgagatgaggatgaagaggaaaaacacttTTGCATGCTCATGGAGAGCCTCGGGGCCAAAAGTGTCTTTGAAGA TCCCGCTGAGGTGCGCAGTTTGTGGGCCCAGCTGCGCCGTGACGAACCTCACCTTTTATCCAATTTTGAGGACTTCCTGGCCAGAGTGACGTCCCAGATCAAAGAGGCCGACCAAGagaagagggagatggagagcgCTCTAAAGAG GAAAGCAGCAACACACGATAATGAGATCCAGTGCCTTTATGAGGAAATGGAGcagcaaataaaacatgaaaaagacaGGATTGTGCTGCAG GACTATGAGCGCTTCCTGTCTCGCAGTCAGGACCtggagctgcagctgtctggTAAGGAGAAAGAGCTGGATCTGCTCTTTCAGAAACAGAGACGG ACGGAGCATCAGTGCAAGGAGCTTCACAGTGAGCAACACGTGACCAAGGTGGAGAACGTGAAGCTGAAGCACAAGAATGACGAGTTAGCGCGGGAGCTGGACCACACCAGCCAAGAACTGATGTTGGCCCAGGACCAGCTGAGTCTGCTGCAGGATCAGTCCACACGGCTTCACGAGGAGAAGGAGAT TGAAATATACAGACTGACTGAGGGACTCCAGCGAGAGCGAGCAGGCCTCCTCAAACAACTGGACCTTTTGAG GGAAATGAACAAACATTTACGTGATGAAAAGGATATACGCTATCAG ATTCCAAAGAGTTCTATGAAAACACTGAGTATGAAGCAGAGGCCTTCAATCAATCTtgtgaaacacacaaaaacaaatatcttCAGAAG tgaggatgaggaggagcagaccACCGGCTCTGTGAGGCACCACCTCGCCAATGGGTCATGCCAATCAAGAGGGCACCTCCAGAGGATCATCTCCATCGAGGAGGACCACCTCCCGCACTTGCTCCAGAATGACTGTCAGGCCCAAACCCCACTTCAGGAGTGCAGTGAAAGAGAGGAAGCCTCGGACGAGGAGGAGAATATAGACTTGGTGATGAGCGATATTTACCCGTGCATGTCTTCTGCCCAGCAGCAGAAGACGAAGGCAGATGTGGAGAAAAGGGAAACCCCCACATCTCCGAGGGGTCAGCCTGTTGGCAAGGAGACCAGTATAACTGTAAGCAAGAAGGCAGTTACT GAGGAAGGTGGTCCCTCGCAGCCCGACCGCCTCTTCAAGATCGTCCTGGTGGGGAACTCCAGTGTAGGAAAAACCTCTCTCCTTCGGCGATTTTGTGACGACTGCTTCCACCCGGGCACTTCTGCTACTGTGG gtatAGATTACAGTGTAAAGACAATAGCCGTGGACAACAGCCAGGTGGCACTGCAGTTGTGGGATACAGCAGGACAGGAGAG gtTTCGGAGCATCACCAAACAATTCTTTCGCAAGGCTGATGGCGTGGTTGTGATGTATGACATCACAGCCGTGCAGAGCTTCACCGCTGTCAGACAGTGGCTGACGAGTGTAAAG GAGGGCGCGGGTGAAGACATCCCCATCATGCTCTTGGGAAACAAAACGGACAAGGAGATTGAGAGACAAGTTCAGAAAGGAGTGGGCGACAGACTAGCCAAG GACTGCCAAATGGCTTTCTATGAGTGCAGCGCGTGCTCCGGACACAATGTGGTGGAGTCCATGATTCATTTAGCCAG AATCCTGAAAGAGcaagaggacagagagaaggaaaagaCGGTCCAGCTGGTCGGAGGCCCCTCAGAGAAGAAGAGATCCTGCTGCTAA
- the cracr2aa gene encoding ras and EF-hand domain-containing protein homolog isoform X2, translated as MAAFTAPCATATTTMTTATVARTAAWQRQGSGDEAGRCENGDVGQNTIVEKTHEFFQMCDIENKGFINRRDMQRLNAELPLSAEEMENVFDTLDSDGNGYLTLEEFSSGFSEFLSGQKISVEEGMGERSACKSPAEVLYQTQWEESLARGDEDEEEKHFCMLMESLGAKSVFEDPAEVRSLWAQLRRDEPHLLSNFEDFLARVTSQIKEADQEKREMESALKRKAATHDNEIQCLYEEMEQQIKHEKDRIVLQDYERFLSRSQDLELQLSGKEKELDLLFQKQRRTEHQCKELHSEQHVTKVENVKLKHKNDELARELDHTSQELMLAQDQLSLLQDQSTRLHEEKEIEIYRLTEGLQRERAGLLKQLDLLREMNKHLRDEKDIRYQIPKSSMKTLSMKQRPSINLVKHTKTNIFRSEDEEEQTTGSVRHHLANGSCQSRGHLQRIISIEEDHLPHLLQNDCQAQTPLQECSEREEASDEEENIDLVMSDIYPCMSSAQQQKTKADVEKRETPTSPRGQPVGKETSITEEGGPSQPDRLFKIVLVGNSSVGKTSLLRRFCDDCFHPGTSATVGIDYSVKTIAVDNSQVALQLWDTAGQERFRSITKQFFRKADGVVVMYDITAVQSFTAVRQWLTSVKEGAGEDIPIMLLGNKTDKEIERQVQKGVGDRLAKDCQMAFYECSACSGHNVVESMIHLARILKEQEDREKEKTVQLVGGPSEKKRSCC; from the exons AGGCTGAACGCCGAGCTCCCTCTCAGTGCGGAGGAGATGGAAAACGTATTTGATACCCTTGATTCGGACGGCAATGGATACCTAACCCTGGAGGAGTTCTCCTCTGGCTTTA GTGAGTTTTTATCCGGTCAGAAGATTTCTGTGGAGGAAGGCATGGGGGAGAGGAGCGCCTGTAAAAGCCCGGCGGAGGTCCTGTACCAGACCCAGTGGGAGGAGAGCCTGGCAAGAGgagatgaggatgaagaggaaaaacacttTTGCATGCTCATGGAGAGCCTCGGGGCCAAAAGTGTCTTTGAAGA TCCCGCTGAGGTGCGCAGTTTGTGGGCCCAGCTGCGCCGTGACGAACCTCACCTTTTATCCAATTTTGAGGACTTCCTGGCCAGAGTGACGTCCCAGATCAAAGAGGCCGACCAAGagaagagggagatggagagcgCTCTAAAGAG GAAAGCAGCAACACACGATAATGAGATCCAGTGCCTTTATGAGGAAATGGAGcagcaaataaaacatgaaaaagacaGGATTGTGCTGCAG GACTATGAGCGCTTCCTGTCTCGCAGTCAGGACCtggagctgcagctgtctggTAAGGAGAAAGAGCTGGATCTGCTCTTTCAGAAACAGAGACGG ACGGAGCATCAGTGCAAGGAGCTTCACAGTGAGCAACACGTGACCAAGGTGGAGAACGTGAAGCTGAAGCACAAGAATGACGAGTTAGCGCGGGAGCTGGACCACACCAGCCAAGAACTGATGTTGGCCCAGGACCAGCTGAGTCTGCTGCAGGATCAGTCCACACGGCTTCACGAGGAGAAGGAGAT TGAAATATACAGACTGACTGAGGGACTCCAGCGAGAGCGAGCAGGCCTCCTCAAACAACTGGACCTTTTGAG GGAAATGAACAAACATTTACGTGATGAAAAGGATATACGCTATCAG ATTCCAAAGAGTTCTATGAAAACACTGAGTATGAAGCAGAGGCCTTCAATCAATCTtgtgaaacacacaaaaacaaatatcttCAGAAG tgaggatgaggaggagcagaccACCGGCTCTGTGAGGCACCACCTCGCCAATGGGTCATGCCAATCAAGAGGGCACCTCCAGAGGATCATCTCCATCGAGGAGGACCACCTCCCGCACTTGCTCCAGAATGACTGTCAGGCCCAAACCCCACTTCAGGAGTGCAGTGAAAGAGAGGAAGCCTCGGACGAGGAGGAGAATATAGACTTGGTGATGAGCGATATTTACCCGTGCATGTCTTCTGCCCAGCAGCAGAAGACGAAGGCAGATGTGGAGAAAAGGGAAACCCCCACATCTCCGAGGGGTCAGCCTGTTGGCAAGGAGACCAGTATAACT GAGGAAGGTGGTCCCTCGCAGCCCGACCGCCTCTTCAAGATCGTCCTGGTGGGGAACTCCAGTGTAGGAAAAACCTCTCTCCTTCGGCGATTTTGTGACGACTGCTTCCACCCGGGCACTTCTGCTACTGTGG gtatAGATTACAGTGTAAAGACAATAGCCGTGGACAACAGCCAGGTGGCACTGCAGTTGTGGGATACAGCAGGACAGGAGAG gtTTCGGAGCATCACCAAACAATTCTTTCGCAAGGCTGATGGCGTGGTTGTGATGTATGACATCACAGCCGTGCAGAGCTTCACCGCTGTCAGACAGTGGCTGACGAGTGTAAAG GAGGGCGCGGGTGAAGACATCCCCATCATGCTCTTGGGAAACAAAACGGACAAGGAGATTGAGAGACAAGTTCAGAAAGGAGTGGGCGACAGACTAGCCAAG GACTGCCAAATGGCTTTCTATGAGTGCAGCGCGTGCTCCGGACACAATGTGGTGGAGTCCATGATTCATTTAGCCAG AATCCTGAAAGAGcaagaggacagagagaaggaaaagaCGGTCCAGCTGGTCGGAGGCCCCTCAGAGAAGAAGAGATCCTGCTGCTAA